One Bradyrhizobium zhanjiangense DNA segment encodes these proteins:
- a CDS encoding transporter, producing MSVRLPWVRRTGILEAVQEDPAQPAMVRDRGNTSGFGDVTVLGQYRFVNNQVSGTQAAVLFGVKAPTGTTNLVDRFGEIFEAEFQPGSGSWDGLFGAAFSQRLNPSLSFHANVLAIANGTGTQNTNLGNRFLYNAALSYRVFGETASEPHTHDPRNAYAHAGHDHSMVTKAPMVAAPHGHVALDALLEINGEWHDKQRTAGVSDPNSGGNTVFISPGLRLTVDNWSSYVLVGIPVVNNYNGVQATPAWRTLVGVSAVFGP from the coding sequence GTGTCGGTGCGTCTGCCATGGGTGCGCCGCACCGGCATTCTCGAAGCCGTGCAGGAAGACCCGGCTCAACCGGCCATGGTGCGTGACCGAGGCAATACATCGGGTTTCGGCGATGTCACGGTGCTCGGCCAATACCGCTTCGTGAACAATCAGGTCAGCGGAACGCAGGCTGCAGTGCTGTTTGGTGTCAAGGCCCCGACGGGTACAACCAACTTGGTTGATAGGTTCGGCGAAATCTTCGAGGCCGAATTTCAGCCCGGATCGGGCTCTTGGGATGGGCTCTTCGGCGCAGCGTTTAGCCAGCGCTTAAATCCTTCGTTGAGCTTCCATGCCAACGTGCTGGCGATTGCAAACGGCACCGGAACGCAAAACACCAATCTCGGCAACCGCTTCCTTTATAATGCCGCGCTCTCCTACCGGGTCTTTGGCGAGACCGCGAGCGAGCCGCATACGCACGATCCACGGAACGCTTATGCGCATGCTGGCCATGACCACTCGATGGTGACCAAGGCTCCAATGGTTGCCGCGCCGCACGGCCACGTTGCGCTCGATGCGTTACTCGAGATCAACGGCGAATGGCATGACAAGCAGCGAACTGCTGGCGTCAGTGATCCCAATTCGGGCGGCAACACGGTTTTCATTTCGCCGGGCCTTCGGCTGACGGTCGATAACTGGTCGAGCTACGTGCTTGTCGGCATTCCGGTCGTTAACAACTACAACGGTGTGCAAGCCACCCCCGCATGGCGCACGTTGGTGGGGGTCTCCGCCGTCTTTGGACCCTGA